One genomic segment of Salmo trutta chromosome 8, fSalTru1.1, whole genome shotgun sequence includes these proteins:
- the LOC115197924 gene encoding arg8-vasotocin receptor-like isoform X2: MEDQGNDTGALGNSSDPFGRNEEVAKIEITVLSVTFVVAVVGNLSVLLAMYMSRRKPSRMHLFMKHLSLADLVVAFFQVLPQLCWEITFRFYGPDFLCRIVKHLQVLGMFASTYMMVMMTLDRYIAICHPMQTLHQPTHRAYMMIGATWVCSLALSMPQYFIFSLSEVHPGSAVYDCWGHFIQPWGVRAYITWITVGIFLVPVAVLMLCYGFICRSIWRNIKHKTKKGTSVMALATRNGLIGTSSVSSVTTISRAKLRTVKMTFVIVLAYVVCWAPFFTVQMWSVWDESFSWTPRTPRSPSRLCWPV; the protein is encoded by the exons ATGGAGGATCAAGGGAACGACACTGGCGCTCTTGGGAACTCCAGCGACCCGTTTGGCCGGAACGAGGAGGTCGCCAAGATTGAGATCACGGTGCTTAGCGTGACATTCGTTGTGGCTGTGGTGGGGAACCTGAGCGTGCTGCTGGCCATGTACATGAGCCGACGGAAGCCCTCGCGCATGCACCTGTTCATGAAGCATCTGAGCCTCGCGGACTTGGTAGTGGCCTTTTTCCAGGTGCTACCGCAGCTCTGTTGGGAGATCACCTTCCGCTTCTACGGACCTGACTTCCTGTGCCGCATCGTCAAGCACCTGCAGGTGCTAGGGATGTTCGCGTCCACCtacatgatggtgatgatgacgcTGGACCGCTACATCGCCATCTGTCACCCGATGCAGACCCTTCACCAGCCCACGCATCGCGCCTATATGATGATCGGGGCCACCTGGGTGTGTAGTCTTGCCCTGAGCATGCCCCAGTATTTTATTTTCTCCCTGAGCGAGGTCCACCCGGGCTCGGCCGTGTATGACTGCTGGGGACACTTCATCCAGCCGTGGGGCGTGCGCGCCTACATCACCTGGATCACTGTGGGCATCTTCCTCGTGCCGGTGGCCGTGCTCATGCTCTGCTACGGCTTCATCTGCCGATCCATCTGGCGGAACATAAAGCACAAGACCAAGAAGGGTACTAGCGTGATGGCACTTGCGACCAGGAATGGGCTGATCGGGACGAGTTCAGTCAGCAGCGTCACCACCATCTCGCGCGCCAAGCTGCGCACAGTGAAAATGACTTTCGTGATCGTGCTGGCGTACGTGGTGTGCTGGGCTCCGTTTTTCACCGTGCAGATGTGGTCGGTGTGGGATGAGAGCTTCTCGTGG actccgAGAACACCGCGGTCACCCTCTCGGCTCTGCTGGCCAGTCTGA
- the LOC115197924 gene encoding arg8-vasotocin receptor-like isoform X1 — translation MEDQGNDTGALGNSSDPFGRNEEVAKIEITVLSVTFVVAVVGNLSVLLAMYMSRRKPSRMHLFMKHLSLADLVVAFFQVLPQLCWEITFRFYGPDFLCRIVKHLQVLGMFASTYMMVMMTLDRYIAICHPMQTLHQPTHRAYMMIGATWVCSLALSMPQYFIFSLSEVHPGSAVYDCWGHFIQPWGVRAYITWITVGIFLVPVAVLMLCYGFICRSIWRNIKHKTKKGTSVMALATRNGLIGTSSVSSVTTISRAKLRTVKMTFVIVLAYVVCWAPFFTVQMWSVWDESFSWVDSENTAVTLSALLASLNSCCNPWIYMIFSGHLLSDMVRCLPCCRGLLHKFGHQDSNSSIRRTTLLTRVPPPALPHRSAEKSSCKDCIHNSHRNCQSIPVEC, via the exons ATGGAGGATCAAGGGAACGACACTGGCGCTCTTGGGAACTCCAGCGACCCGTTTGGCCGGAACGAGGAGGTCGCCAAGATTGAGATCACGGTGCTTAGCGTGACATTCGTTGTGGCTGTGGTGGGGAACCTGAGCGTGCTGCTGGCCATGTACATGAGCCGACGGAAGCCCTCGCGCATGCACCTGTTCATGAAGCATCTGAGCCTCGCGGACTTGGTAGTGGCCTTTTTCCAGGTGCTACCGCAGCTCTGTTGGGAGATCACCTTCCGCTTCTACGGACCTGACTTCCTGTGCCGCATCGTCAAGCACCTGCAGGTGCTAGGGATGTTCGCGTCCACCtacatgatggtgatgatgacgcTGGACCGCTACATCGCCATCTGTCACCCGATGCAGACCCTTCACCAGCCCACGCATCGCGCCTATATGATGATCGGGGCCACCTGGGTGTGTAGTCTTGCCCTGAGCATGCCCCAGTATTTTATTTTCTCCCTGAGCGAGGTCCACCCGGGCTCGGCCGTGTATGACTGCTGGGGACACTTCATCCAGCCGTGGGGCGTGCGCGCCTACATCACCTGGATCACTGTGGGCATCTTCCTCGTGCCGGTGGCCGTGCTCATGCTCTGCTACGGCTTCATCTGCCGATCCATCTGGCGGAACATAAAGCACAAGACCAAGAAGGGTACTAGCGTGATGGCACTTGCGACCAGGAATGGGCTGATCGGGACGAGTTCAGTCAGCAGCGTCACCACCATCTCGCGCGCCAAGCTGCGCACAGTGAAAATGACTTTCGTGATCGTGCTGGCGTACGTGGTGTGCTGGGCTCCGTTTTTCACCGTGCAGATGTGGTCGGTGTGGGATGAGAGCTTCTCGTGGGTAG actccgAGAACACCGCGGTCACCCTCTCGGCTCTGCTGGCCAGTCTGAATAGCTGCTGTAACCCGTGGATCTACATGATCTTCAGCGGCCACCTCCTCTCTGACATGGTGCGCTGTCTGCCGTGCTGCCGGGGGCTGCTCCACAAATTCGGCCATCAAGACTCGAACAGCAGCATCCGCCGCACCACACTCCTGACCCGGGTACCGCCCCCGGCCCTACCCCATCGGAGCGCAGAGAAAAGCTCTTGCAAAGATTGCATCCACAACTCCCACAGGAACTGTCAATCAATCCCGGTGGAGTGTTGA